In the Anastrepha obliqua isolate idAnaObli1 chromosome 1, idAnaObli1_1.0, whole genome shotgun sequence genome, one interval contains:
- the LOC129235385 gene encoding uncharacterized protein LOC129235385 produces MLHVAYSHRVAGLLCLAMRLMQLHALPAQPNIANLTASEIGHITAVDQNNNYANHTLPSQEPELEAAASENGPPSAETIPSNVANSSNGSIDPSVFANYFTPEAIRHYINQFGATYPGYPAYPAPIGYVAAPQPPPPGVGPIYPGPYVVQTGYEGYLVPATTAISEAASNPHNNNSNALLRPLTYLINLFSMMMMSSLFRVVATIIGAIGVFFFSGTLSRFVCAFTPMCEITNSAVEYLRNDTNVTRVARMIAEGMTPEGVQRAAEHVQTAIRKYEELQKLIGSEERN; encoded by the exons atgttacACGTTGCATACTCTCACCGAGTCGCGGGGCTTCTTTGCTTAGCCATGCGACTTATGCAACTGCACGCGTTACCGGCACAACCAAACATTGCAAACTTAACGGCGTCAGAAATAGGGCATATAACAGCAGTGGATCAAAACAACAACTATGCCAATCATACTTTACCATCACAAGAGCCTGAACTTGAAGCTGCTGCAAGCGAAAATGGACCACCATCAGCTGAAACG attCCTTCAAATGTCGCGAATTCGAGCAATGGCAGCATCGATCCATCCGTGTTCGCCAACTACTTTACACCGGAGGCTATTCGGCATTACATTAATCAATTTGGCGCCACCTACCCTGGCTATCCCGCCTATCCGGCACCCATTGGCTATGTGGCAGCTCCGCAACCACCGCCACCAGGTGTTGGTCCCATCTATCCAGGCCCATATGTGGTACAGACTGGTTACGAGGGTTACTTAGTGCCAGCCACCACTGCCATCTCAGAAGCAGCATCTAATCcgcacaataacaacagcaatgcTTTACTCAGGCCACTCACATATCTGATAAATCTGTTttcgatgatgatgatgtcgtCCTTGTTTCGAGTCGTGGCCACTATCATTGGCGCTATAGGCGTATTCTTCTTTAGCGGCACTCTATCCAGATTCGTGTGCGCTTTCACACCTATGTGCGAGATCACCAACTCAGCTGTCGAATATTTGAGGAATGACACTAATGTGACTCGTGTGGCACGTATGATAGCTGAAGGCATGACGCCGGAAGGTGTGCAACGTGCTGCTGAACATGTGCAGACTGCAATACGCAAGTATGAGGAGTTGCAGAAATTAATCGGCAGTGAAGAGAGGAATTAA